In Scyliorhinus canicula chromosome 18, sScyCan1.1, whole genome shotgun sequence, a single window of DNA contains:
- the oxld1 gene encoding uncharacterized protein oxld1 isoform X1 has product MGSFLRAAACSLCSRWKVPGAGAPELLSGFSSNGFKWTTRIPLSSHLPQLFRALQIIYCNQTTKMCKRYFTPSRNLNCKENKEKNQTHLQHKEQSNKDDACFRVNRDHPPIPPTWCCMKGCHNCVWISYAEEMSDYYQNGGQKALEDIDKHVDDENIKAFIKMEIKLRHKK; this is encoded by the exons ATGGGCAGCTTTCTCCGTGCCGCTGCCTGCAGCCTGTGCTCCCGCTGGAAGGTGCCCGGCGCG GGAGCTCCAGAACTACTTTCAGGATTCTCTTCCAATGGATTTAAGTGGACAACAAGAATACCTCTTTCATCGCATTTGCCTCAACTCTTTAGAGCTTTGCAGATAATATACTGTAACCAGACTACCAAGATGTGCAAAAGGTATTTTACTCCCTCCAGGAACCTGAACTGCAAGGAAAATAAAGAAAAGAACCAGACTCATCTTCAACATAAAGAACAAAGTAATAAAGATGATGCTTGCTTTCGGGTAAATCGTGACCACCCTCCAATACCTCCTACCTGGTGCTGTATGAAAGGGTGCCACAACTGTGTATGGATTTCATATGCAGAGGAGATGTCGGACTACTATCAGAATGGAGGACAAAAAGCCCTTGAGGATATTGATAAACATGTTGACGACGAGAATATTAAAGCATTTATTAAAATGGAAATAAAATTACGACACAAGAAATGA
- the oxld1 gene encoding uncharacterized protein oxld1 isoform X2 — protein sequence MGSFLRAAACSLCSRWKVPGAPAGTKAIYSNRDIPGFVVQLLITSWIIERELQNYFQDSLPMDLSGQQEYLFHRICLNSLELCR from the exons ATGGGCAGCTTTCTCCGTGCCGCTGCCTGCAGCCTGTGCTCCCGCTGGAAGGTGCCCGGCGCG CCTGCAGGTACTAAGGCAATCTATTCTAACAGGGACATTCCTGGCTTTGTGGTTCAGCTACTCATAACTAGCTGGATCATTGAGAG GGAGCTCCAGAACTACTTTCAGGATTCTCTTCCAATGGATTTAAGTGGACAACAAGAATACCTCTTTCATCGCATTTGCCTCAACTCTTTAGAGCTTTGCAGATAA